One segment of Pseudomonas asgharzadehiana DNA contains the following:
- a CDS encoding mannuronate-specific alginate lyase, translating to MQKLWIPSLLGLAIFAGAANAAAPLRPPQGYFAPIESLKTGAAKESCDSMPTPYTGPLQFRSKYEGSDKARSTLNVQSEKAFRDSTADITKLEKDTSKRVMQFMRDGRPEQLECTLNWLVSWAKADALMSKDFNHTGKSMRKWALGSMASAYVRLKFSDSHPLANHQQESQLIEAWFNKLADQVVSDWDNLPLEKTNNHSYWAAWSVMATSIATNRRDLFDWAVKEYKVGVNQVDDQGFLPNELKRQQRALSYHNYALPPLSMIASFALVNGVDLRQENNSALKRLGDKVLAGVKDPEIFEQKNGKEQDMKDLKEDMKYAWLEPFCTLYTCAPDVIERKHGMQPFKTFRLGGDLTKVYDPAHEKGNKGS from the coding sequence ATGCAGAAGTTATGGATTCCATCGTTACTGGGCCTGGCGATCTTCGCCGGCGCAGCCAACGCCGCCGCCCCGCTGCGTCCGCCCCAGGGCTACTTCGCACCGATCGAATCGCTCAAGACCGGCGCCGCCAAGGAAAGCTGCGACAGCATGCCGACGCCCTATACCGGGCCACTGCAATTTCGCAGCAAGTACGAAGGCTCCGACAAGGCCCGTTCGACGCTGAACGTGCAGTCGGAAAAAGCCTTTCGCGACAGCACCGCCGACATCACCAAGCTGGAAAAAGACACCAGCAAGCGCGTGATGCAGTTCATGCGCGACGGCCGCCCGGAGCAGCTCGAATGCACGCTGAACTGGCTGGTGTCGTGGGCCAAGGCCGACGCGTTGATGTCCAAGGACTTCAACCACACCGGTAAATCCATGCGCAAATGGGCGCTGGGCAGCATGGCCTCGGCCTATGTGCGCCTGAAATTCTCTGACTCGCACCCGTTGGCCAACCACCAGCAGGAGTCCCAATTGATCGAAGCCTGGTTCAACAAACTGGCCGATCAGGTGGTGAGCGACTGGGACAACCTGCCGCTGGAAAAAACCAACAACCACTCCTACTGGGCCGCCTGGTCGGTGATGGCGACCTCTATCGCCACCAACCGTCGCGACCTGTTTGATTGGGCCGTCAAGGAATACAAGGTCGGCGTCAATCAAGTCGACGACCAGGGCTTTTTGCCTAACGAATTGAAGCGTCAGCAACGCGCCTTGTCGTACCACAACTACGCCCTGCCGCCGCTGTCGATGATCGCCAGTTTTGCCTTGGTCAACGGTGTCGACCTGCGCCAGGAAAACAACAGCGCGCTCAAGCGCCTGGGCGACAAAGTGCTGGCCGGGGTCAAGGACCCGGAGATCTTCGAGCAGAAGAACGGCAAGGAACAGGACATGAAGGACCTCAAGGAGGACATGAAATATGCCTGGCTTGAGCCGTTCTGCACCCTCTACACCTGCGCCCCGGATGTGATCGAGCGCAAGCACGGGATGCAGCCGTTCAAGACCTTCCGCCTGGGCGGCGACCTGACCAAGGTCTACGACCCGGCGCACGAAAAAGGCAACAAAGGCTCCTGA